The Ruminococcaceae bacterium R-25 DNA segment TTTCTCTCTTCGCGGGCCTTGATCTTAGCGTCTTCCTCAGCCTGCTGCTGATTAGCTTCCTTCATGTCCTCTTCTAACTGCTTACGCTTCTCATCGTTAAGCTGGGCAATGTGGGATGCTTTGAGATCACCTATTGTTTCAGGTGCTGAAACATTCTTCATGATCTTCTCCATCTTGGCCTTGCTCTCAGCCTTGGAGCGTTCTTCATCTTCAGCAACCTTAACGCCTAAAGCCTCAAGTCTGGCACGTTCTTCAGGTGAAACAGACGGGTTAACATGTGTTTCGACAGGCTCATATGAAACCGCCTTGATTTCAAAATCTTCTACTTCGGAAATGCTGAAATCTGAAGCCGCTTCCTGAATCTTTTTGATATCCGGTATCTCAACACCGGGTAATATTTCGTATTTCTTTTCTTCTCTCATAGACGATCACCCTTTAAGCGAAAGCACTAATTCTATTGAACCGATAATGAAAAGGAAAATTCCGATGGCAAGTACGATAATGGAGAACTTGCTGATCTTCGAAGGTTCCTTTTTAATCTCTTCTTTTGTTTCGGAATACTTGGCTGTTTCTTCCTTTGAAGGCTCCGATGGCGCCTGATCAGTCTCAGGAACTTCACCGCCGGCACACTTCACGATTATCTCATGCGCATTTATAAGCTCAGGCTTGATAGCCAGAGACAGGTCTTTGAACGTCTCCGTTGAAGAAGCGAACTTAGCCGCATTACTCTCTAAAGTATCCGGTGACGGTACCTTTGTGCCTTCGAAATACATGACACCGAAACTTGCATCATCGCTGGCATTTGAAGAACCGACGATATACTGCTTAACAGTATCCAGGATGGATTTCTCGCCTTCTTCCCTGCCATCCTTAAACGTTTCAGCCATCTTGGCCACAACGGGCTTAACAAGGCCTGACTCTTCGTTATAGACACTGTCCTGGACGCCGTCTGTCATAAGAGCTATGGCATGAACGTCATCTACAGTAGTCTTAAGAAGACGCATATAGTTATCAGCATGAGCAGCAGTAACAAAATATGTCTTGCCGTCCTTATCGTTCTGAGGCATCGAAATGGGGCTTACACCTGAAGGAGAGATCCTTACGATAAGACCGTCACCAATATGGCCGATCATCATTCTCCTGTCCTTAACTGCGACGAAGAGCAGTGTGCATGAAAGTCTGTCGATGACATCGATCGTGCGCTCTTCCATAATGCCTGCAAAAGCAACACGGAGCTTGGCCATAAGATAGCCTCTTACGGCAGCCTCCCTGTTTTCGCTGTATAAAGCATCGAAATGATCACATAACGTATCTGAAATAACGTGGACTGCACAGTCAGAACCGAATCTCGCATCGGTATACTGTTTACCGCCTGCACCATCGGCTATACAAACAACGGAAACGCCGTTTTTGGTAACAGCAAAAGACGCGTCCTCGCATGGAGTACCGCGGTTAACATGCTTATTACCAATCGTTGTTATCGCACCAACTGTAATTCCCGTATACATCAGCTTTCCTCGTTAATGAACTTCATGAAATCGTCCACATCAACAGCATTGCCTTGAGGCGTTGTGTCGATATTATAAAGTGCATCGTCACTCATTCCGGACGATACGATCGAAGACGAAGAAGAACCGAGGAATTCAAAGAGCTTACCGAAATCTGCGGAATTGACCGAGATAGGCTCAGGACGCTTGATGGAGAGTCTCTTTAATAAATCAAAGTCAACACCGGATCCAACGCCGATATTGAATACAACAAGTTTATCGTCTTTCTCAAGTGCGTTGCATGCTTCTATGGCACGTTCCATGTTAGCCATCGCATTAGGACCTTGAGGAGCGCCGTCAGTGATTACAACGAGCCAGGGCTGGAAATACTTGATACCCATCTCCTTATAGCCTTCTTTACGGGCATTGAGGAGCTCTAAAGCTGTAAGGACACCCTCACCGATAGGTGTAAGTGTTGTAGAAGCTGTGATCTCGGGTAAACCATTTTCCTTGGAGATCTTACCGAAAGGCATTACGATCTCAACCTTGGATCCGAAAGTAATGATAGCGATGTCAGTAGAAGATCTGGTGTCATCATTGGATTTAATGGAAGATACGAAGTTCTGCAAGCCCATATTGAGCTGCTTGATCGGGTTTCCCATCATTGAACCGGATGTATCCAATGCAAAACAGATTGGTAATCTTCTTTTAGTACTTGTACCGAAATCGGAACTTGAAAAACCGTCCGCCATAAAAGTCCTCCGCACATTTCAGAGTTAAAAGTTTGCACAATTGAATTATATCAGAAGAGACCTCAGAATAAACCGAAGAATTTCTTCTTGGGAACAGGTGAAGCTATAGGTGACGTAGCATCGTTTTTAGCCGGTTTCTCTTCGTCGTCAAACCTCATAGGCCTAAAGCTGGAAGACTGGCCGACAGAAGATGAAACAAATCTTCCTGAAGGCACATTATCGAATTGCTTTTTCTCAAACTTCGGCTTCGGTTCTGCCGCTCTCTGAGCGCGGTCATTCTGAGCGGCAAGCTTATTTCTGTATTCTTCAACATTAATGCTGACCTGCTTATAGTCTTCGCAAGGGAAAAGCTTATATGTTTCCGCATCATCGTACTTGAATGTCTCAAGTTCAGTCATGTACTGCTGAACCGCATCTCTCCAGCATACAGCTTCATAAGACTTTCCTTCTTTGAAAGTCCTGTAAAGCATTTTGCGCAGGTATTCAGGGAGATACTCCCAGATATGGACATAACCGCCGAGCGGAATGTGTTCCGTATCAGAATTATCAAGTGTATAAGGGAAATTCTTATTAAGGATCTCTTCCCTTAAAGTCTCGGCACCGTTTCTGGTTGCATAAGGATGAAGACCGCAGAACAGCACTGAGAAAACGAGCATTGCGATGGAATAATCCTCATCTTTCAATGTCCTTACGAAGCCTGAAAAATCCTTGCCCCAGAGTGCAGGATCCGTAAAGTCTTCCGTACCTACAGGACAAGGGAGATTTCCGATCTGGACGCTGTCCATATCGATAAGATACTGGTGCGCGGAATCCTCGATCAATGCATTCTTAAGCTGGATATCACCGGCAATAACATCATGCATGTGGAGATAAAGATATTTGCCGATAAGTGAGAGCAAAGTCTCGCAGATATCGAGTCTGGTCCAGTATGGGAATTTCTCCAAGATCGCATCAGGTCCGTCGAAAACATTGCTTAACGTCGTACCCTTACCTATGAACATCGTATAACCGATGGGAACGTTTCTGAAATAGAGCAGAGACTGGGGCGCGCAGAAAGATGTTGAAGTAATGCCCAATTCGGTGAGCTTTTTAAGCTTGGCCCATCTTAAAGGCGTAATAACACCCTTATGGTAAACCTTTGCGATCAATTTCTTATTATCAGTAAGGAATACCATGCCTTCGGCACCGCCGGAAAGTCTCTTTTCGAGGACCATCCTCTCGCCACCGTTGTAATTTACAATATCACCGATGCTGGCTCTGGCATCTGAATCGAGGAAGGAATTGATCTTCGCGAGATTGCTGATTTCAGGCAACGGGTTATCTTCTTTCATCTCCTTAAGAGACGAATAGATGCGAAGACCCTTATGGGAGAGAATAGCAACATCGTGATTATATTCGAGATCTTTTTCATAAAATCTCTTATAAAGAATACTCTTCTCAGTTGTAAGAAGAACCGAGAAATCGAGTTCATTTACCTGCTCGATGAATCTCTCGGTATTGCATGTGTTGATAAGGTGGAGCTTATTTGTTGTAAGAAGGCTCTGCATCAGGGAGCGCATAGCGGGTTGTACTGCCCTGTCCTTAGGGTCTGCTTGAGCAATAACACATTTATGGAGAACTTTGAAGGTATCGTTGACGTAACAGTCGATTCCGTAGTCATTAAAAAGGTTCAAAAGCTCATCAAAGAGCACTCCGTTGGAGCACTCCAATACAACAGAGTAATCGAGAACAATCGATAAATACTTGCTCAAGCCTTCAAACATAGTTATCTAAACACCTTCTCTCCATAGTAATTCTAAACAATAGAAAATTAGAATGCAAGATAAAAGCCAAGAAATTTGACAATTTTGCAAAAAATATGACAAAAATGAGGTAAAAATGCAATATTTCCTTAATTGTTACTCAATTCCAACCAGTTTCATCAGATATTTAGCATTTGACTGCCTGCTGATACCTGCTGAAAGCTTATAGTCGAAGAGTATTTCAGTATCTGTATATGACTCTGAGAAGTGATAGTAGCGGATATTATCAAAGCCATTCTCGGTCTTATCGATCATCGCGTAATCATGTGTCGTCATAAGGCCACAGATATAAGGCTTGGAAAGCTTCTTTAAAACAGTGAGAGCGCCTTCGGTCCTGTCATCGGAATTGGTTCCTCTGAAGATCTCATCGATAAGGAACAATAATGCCTTCTTCTCTCTTGCAGCATTAACGATTCCGGAGATCCTTATGAGCTCAGCCTTAAAAGTACTCATGTTTTCTTCAATACTGTCTACGATCCGCATGGAGCTCATGACTCTCATCCTGCCTAACTTAAGGCCTGTGGCAGGAACAAGACCTCCTGTAAGTGCAAGGATCGTGCATACGCCAACGGTTCTTATCATCGTAGTCTTACCTGACATATTAGAACCTGTAATAATAGCTATATCATTACTTATCTTTACTGAATTCCTTACAACGCCCGCATGGTCAAGCAAGGGGTGCGCGAGATCAAAACCTTCGAAATATGCATTATCCTCAGGCTTTTCGGATTCGATGAATTCAGGGAAAACGCTCTCTTCAAACACAAGACCGGTCTGTGCCGCACACATCAGGGATTCGATCTCTGAAAGCCCGCTGATATAGGAAGGAAGCTCTTTGCCGTAACTTACTGCCCAGTTTCCCAAAAGGAATGAGATCAAGTAATCCAAAGGAACAATGAGATTTAAAAGCAGAGCAAACAAAGGCTGGGATCTTAAAGCTGCTATTCCCAATATGTCTTTTAATTTTTTTAAGGACTCGTAAGCGCCGCCCGATCTGTCAGTTCCTTTAAGAAGGCTCTTTAATCTACCGTCTTCGAAACCAGCATCTTCCAATATCTTATAAAGCTTAAGGATAGTCTTTACCTGATTAGGCATGCCTTCGCAGGCCTTCAGATACAGGTCATTAAAAAGGCGTCCTGCCATAAAGATAAAGAGGTTGATTATAAGGCATACAGGAATAGTTGCTGCCGCATAATCAGGAACTAAGATATAAGCGACAGGAACCGAGAGCCAGATGACGCATCCTATAATTCCCAATACATTTGCAACGGTCTTTGTTTTCGAACCGGTCCCGGCAAAATCCATGAGGGCCTTCGGATCCTTTATCATCCTGCCGAGCCTTGCTGTCGCCTGGTAGTTCATAAGAACTTGGGGCTTATCACACAATTCTTTAACAGATGCCTGCTTAGCCTTTAATTCATCGACTGAAATGTCTGATACATGAAGATCCAAAAGGCTTTCGGCAAATCTTCTTCTGCCAAAAGAAGTCTCTGAAACATTAAGAAGAGAAAAGATCGATTTCTTGCCGAAGAGGTCTAAATCAAGACAGTAATCATGTCCGTCTTTTTCAAATTCTTTTCCGTATAATCTGGACTTTGCAAGACCGATGTCCTCTGCCCTCTTTAAGCCCTTAACGGCTATATTTCTAAGCTCATTGAAATCGCCTTTGATCCTTGCGATATAAGATGCATTTACTTTGAAAAGCTCATTCAGATAATTGACCTTATCTATTATTCCGCCGTGGATCAGGCACAAAACAATAAATACGATAAGCATGAAGCCGCCGGCAAAATAAAGAGCGGGGATCTTTGCAAAGTATCCGCCGGCAAAAAGAGCTGCCGCGCCTAAAAATGCAATCAGCCTTAAAAATGATAAAATGCCGCTCTGCTTTCCATACTTAGCAAGGTCGGCAATTATCTCCTGTTCTTTATCTTCGAAATACTTAAGATTTGCTTTCATCCTTCTTGGCCTTTGAAGCTGCAGGTTTCTTAGCAGAAGGTTTCTTAGTTGTTTCTTTCTTTGAAGCAGCTGCCTTCGTAGTTGTCTTAGCAGCAGTCTTTGTTGTTGTTTTCTTTGCAGTGGTCTTCTTAGCGCCCGTCTTGGAAGTTGTTGTCTTCCTTGAAACACGCTTCGGAACCACTTTATCAAGGACTTCACCAACGTTATCGTGGATAGTAAGGAGCGCCTTAAGATCCATATATGTGGAACTCTTATTGATGATGACGATCCTGTCGTGCTTTAAGAACTGGGCAAAAGTTGCAGCAGGATAAACCGTAAGGGATGTGCCTGCAATGATCATGAGATCGCACTTCTTTACTGCCTTTATCGCGTTGTCGACATTCTCGTGCTCTAAGTTCTCTTCATAAAGAACGATGTCAGGTCTTACGATACCGCCGCACTTGTCACAATGAGGAACGCCTTCCTGGGATGCGATATATTCGATATTGAACTTCTTACCGCAGTCCATGCAGTAGTTTCTGTATACGGAG contains these protein-coding regions:
- a CDS encoding NAD-dependent deacetylase — translated: METRIDRFGSVREDKIKQLKELIEESKYIVFLGGAGVSTESGIPDFRSGAGIYNTESGTKYRPIDIIAHDFFMEHPEDFYDFYKRKLIYPDARPNKAHKALVRLERQGKLKAIITQNIDNLHQEAGSKCVIELHGSVYRNYCMDCGKKFNIEYIASQEGVPHCDKCGGIVRPDIVLYEENLEHENVDNAIKAVKKCDLMIIAGTSLTVYPAATFAQFLKHDRIVIINKSSTYMDLKALLTIHDNVGEVLDKVVPKRVSRKTTTSKTGAKKTTAKKTTTKTAAKTTTKAAASKKETTKKPSAKKPAASKAKKDESKS
- a CDS encoding MutS-like protein, with amino-acid sequence MKANLKYFEDKEQEIIADLAKYGKQSGILSFLRLIAFLGAAALFAGGYFAKIPALYFAGGFMLIVFIVLCLIHGGIIDKVNYLNELFKVNASYIARIKGDFNELRNIAVKGLKRAEDIGLAKSRLYGKEFEKDGHDYCLDLDLFGKKSIFSLLNVSETSFGRRRFAESLLDLHVSDISVDELKAKQASVKELCDKPQVLMNYQATARLGRMIKDPKALMDFAGTGSKTKTVANVLGIIGCVIWLSVPVAYILVPDYAAATIPVCLIINLFIFMAGRLFNDLYLKACEGMPNQVKTILKLYKILEDAGFEDGRLKSLLKGTDRSGGAYESLKKLKDILGIAALRSQPLFALLLNLIVPLDYLISFLLGNWAVSYGKELPSYISGLSEIESLMCAAQTGLVFEESVFPEFIESEKPEDNAYFEGFDLAHPLLDHAGVVRNSVKISNDIAIITGSNMSGKTTMIRTVGVCTILALTGGLVPATGLKLGRMRVMSSMRIVDSIEENMSTFKAELIRISGIVNAAREKKALLFLIDEIFRGTNSDDRTEGALTVLKKLSKPYICGLMTTHDYAMIDKTENGFDNIRYYHFSESYTDTEILFDYKLSAGISRQSNAKYLMKLVGIE
- a CDS encoding protein phosphatase 2C-like protein, with protein sequence MYTGITVGAITTIGNKHVNRGTPCEDASFAVTKNGVSVVCIADGAGGKQYTDARFGSDCAVHVISDTLCDHFDALYSENREAAVRGYLMAKLRVAFAGIMEERTIDVIDRLSCTLLFVAVKDRRMMIGHIGDGLIVRISPSGVSPISMPQNDKDGKTYFVTAAHADNYMRLLKTTVDDVHAIALMTDGVQDSVYNEESGLVKPVVAKMAETFKDGREEGEKSILDTVKQYIVGSSNASDDASFGVMYFEGTKVPSPDTLESNAAKFASSTETFKDLSLAIKPELINAHEIIVKCAGGEVPETDQAPSEPSKEETAKYSETKEEIKKEPSKISKFSIIVLAIGIFLFIIGSIELVLSLKG